Proteins from a genomic interval of Phenylobacterium sp. LH3H17:
- a CDS encoding 4a-hydroxytetrahydrobiopterin dehydratase, producing the protein MTRPARIGAQAALARLPGWSTLPGERDAIQRSFKFADFNAAFGFMTRAAIRAEQLDHHPEWFNVYNRVDVTLATHDADGVTELDVTLATFMNDAAAAAGGK; encoded by the coding sequence GTGACCAGGCCGGCCAGGATCGGCGCCCAGGCGGCGCTCGCCCGCCTGCCGGGCTGGAGCACCCTGCCCGGAGAGCGCGACGCCATCCAGCGCAGCTTCAAGTTCGCCGACTTCAACGCGGCTTTCGGCTTCATGACCCGCGCGGCGATACGCGCCGAGCAACTCGACCACCATCCGGAGTGGTTCAATGTCTACAATCGGGTGGACGTGACGCTCGCAACCCACGACGCCGACGGCGTCACCGAGCTGGACGTCACCCTGGCCACCTTCATGAATGACGCCGCCGCGGCGGCCGGCGGCAAATAA
- a CDS encoding SDR family oxidoreductase, with translation MAGRVAGKKAFITGGAQGLGAAMARKLADEGAKVSIADINHEGAKAVAAEINAAHGEGTAFAFPLDVTKEDQWIFALEEADAAMGGISVLVNNAGISRGGNIEQLSLEDWKLVMSVNVDSVFLGTKHALKYMRACQPGSIVNISSIAGLIAAHNSPVYNASKAGVWLLSKGIALHCAKQGLDIRSNSIHPTFIDTPILDPLRQQFGKEVAEGKLARQIPLGHIGEPEDIANAVLYLASDESKFMTGAELKLDGGISAM, from the coding sequence ATGGCGGGACGGGTCGCGGGCAAGAAGGCCTTCATCACCGGCGGAGCACAGGGGCTGGGCGCGGCCATGGCGCGCAAGCTGGCCGACGAGGGGGCCAAGGTCTCCATCGCCGACATCAATCATGAAGGCGCCAAGGCGGTCGCCGCCGAGATCAACGCGGCGCACGGGGAAGGTACGGCCTTCGCCTTCCCGCTGGACGTCACAAAGGAAGACCAGTGGATCTTCGCCCTGGAGGAGGCCGATGCGGCCATGGGCGGCATCTCGGTCCTGGTCAACAACGCCGGCATCAGCCGCGGCGGCAATATCGAGCAGCTCAGTCTCGAGGACTGGAAGCTGGTGATGAGCGTCAATGTCGACTCGGTGTTCCTCGGGACCAAGCACGCGCTGAAATACATGCGCGCCTGCCAGCCGGGTTCGATCGTCAACATCTCCTCGATCGCGGGCCTGATCGCGGCCCACAACTCGCCGGTCTACAACGCCTCGAAGGCCGGGGTCTGGCTGCTCAGCAAGGGCATCGCCCTGCACTGCGCCAAGCAGGGCCTGGATATCCGCTCGAATTCCATCCATCCGACCTTCATCGACACCCCGATCCTCGACCCCCTGCGCCAGCAGTTCGGCAAGGAGGTCGCCGAGGGCAAGCTGGCTCGCCAGATCCCGCTCGGCCACATCGGCGAGCCCGAGGACATCGCCAATGCGGTGCTCTATCTGGCCAGCGACGAGAGCAAGTTCATGACCGGCGCGGAGCTGAAGCTCGACGGCGGCATCTCGGCGATGTGA
- a CDS encoding SRPBCC family protein, with amino-acid sequence MTSANGHGRLVAPDTVRFERLLPGPVDRVWAYVTDGEMRGKWLASGVWDLRVGGRVELNFMHADLSPIKEPPPPGFEQMAGGHSAVGEVLAIDPPRMVAITWEGGSNVTFELAERGDEVLLTLTHRKLASRAELLNVAGGWHTHLGVLEDQARGRAPKPFWSAWLALKGEYEARIP; translated from the coding sequence ATGACGTCCGCCAATGGCCACGGCCGCCTGGTCGCGCCCGACACCGTCCGCTTCGAACGCCTGTTGCCCGGTCCCGTCGACCGGGTCTGGGCCTATGTCACCGACGGCGAGATGCGCGGGAAGTGGCTGGCCTCCGGGGTCTGGGACCTCCGTGTCGGCGGCCGGGTCGAGCTGAATTTCATGCATGCCGACCTCTCGCCCATCAAGGAGCCGCCCCCTCCCGGATTCGAGCAGATGGCCGGGGGGCATTCGGCGGTCGGCGAGGTCCTGGCGATCGATCCGCCGCGCATGGTGGCGATCACCTGGGAGGGCGGCTCGAACGTGACTTTCGAGCTGGCCGAGCGCGGCGACGAGGTCCTGCTGACCCTCACCCACCGCAAGCTCGCCTCCCGCGCCGAGCTGCTCAACGTCGCCGGCGGCTGGCACACCCACCTGGGGGTGCTGGAGGACCAGGCCCGTGGCCGCGCGCCCAAGCCGTTCTGGTCGGCCTGGCTGGCGCTCAAGGGCGAATATGAGGCGCGCATTCCCTGA
- a CDS encoding Tat pathway signal protein, whose translation MDSRPLLALALIAALAPGAALASGPEKKKGGGLTFIQLNTLTSTVIRPDGRRGVLTVETGIDVPDEKLRAKAEMLVPRLRAAYVQSLQIYASGMNPNSAPNADQLAIQLQRETDRVMGQKGAKLLLGTMLMN comes from the coding sequence ATGGACAGCCGCCCCCTCCTCGCCCTCGCCCTGATCGCCGCGCTCGCGCCGGGCGCAGCCCTGGCCTCCGGCCCGGAGAAGAAGAAGGGCGGCGGCCTGACCTTCATCCAGCTCAACACCCTGACGTCCACGGTGATCCGCCCCGACGGCCGCCGTGGGGTGCTGACGGTGGAGACCGGGATCGACGTCCCCGACGAGAAGCTGCGGGCCAAGGCCGAGATGCTCGTGCCGCGGCTGCGGGCGGCCTATGTCCAGTCGTTGCAGATCTACGCCTCTGGCATGAACCCCAATTCGGCGCCCAACGCCGACCAGCTGGCGATCCAGCTGCAGCGCGAGACCGACCGGGTCATGGGCCAGAAGGGAGCCAAGCTGCTGCTCGGCACGATGCTGATGAACTGA
- the pseB gene encoding UDP-N-acetylglucosamine 4,6-dehydratase (inverting): MGRFAPTSLDLDGKVILVTGGTGSFGRRFIETVLTQAKPRKLIVYSRDELKQHEMQIDLAEKFDAATLTPMRFFLGDVRDRERLQLAMRGVDIVIHAAALKQVPAAEYNPSECIHTNIMGAENVVWACLYNHVKQVVALSTDKACNPVNLYGATKLASDKTFVAANNLSGDIGTRFSVVRYGNVVGSRGSVAPLFQRLIAKGVTELPITDARMTRFWITLNQGVDFVLSSLNQMRGGEIFVPKIPSMKMTDLAQAMAPGVAIKVIGIRPGEKLHEMMISVDDARTTVDLGDRYAIEPAFVEYPRDPFAHTHPLVEEGFSYASDTNEEWLSGDGLLTLLEDRGPDGRRRRATD; the protein is encoded by the coding sequence TTGGGCCGGTTCGCACCCACTTCCCTGGATCTCGACGGCAAGGTGATCCTGGTCACCGGCGGCACGGGATCGTTCGGGCGCCGCTTCATCGAGACCGTGTTGACCCAGGCCAAGCCTCGGAAACTGATCGTCTATTCCCGCGACGAGCTGAAGCAGCACGAGATGCAGATCGATCTGGCGGAGAAGTTCGACGCCGCGACGCTGACGCCCATGCGCTTCTTCCTGGGCGACGTGCGCGATCGCGAGCGACTGCAGCTGGCCATGCGCGGCGTCGACATCGTGATCCACGCCGCGGCGCTGAAACAGGTCCCGGCGGCGGAATACAATCCCTCGGAGTGCATCCACACCAATATCATGGGCGCCGAGAACGTGGTCTGGGCCTGCCTGTACAACCACGTGAAGCAGGTGGTGGCGCTCTCCACCGACAAGGCCTGCAACCCGGTGAACCTCTATGGGGCGACCAAGCTCGCCTCGGACAAGACCTTCGTGGCGGCCAACAACCTGTCGGGCGACATCGGGACGCGGTTCTCGGTGGTCCGCTACGGCAATGTGGTGGGCTCGCGCGGCTCGGTGGCCCCGCTGTTCCAGCGGCTGATCGCCAAGGGCGTGACCGAGCTGCCGATCACCGACGCGCGGATGACCCGGTTCTGGATCACGCTGAACCAGGGGGTCGACTTCGTGCTGTCGTCCCTGAACCAGATGCGCGGCGGCGAGATCTTCGTGCCCAAGATCCCCTCCATGAAGATGACCGACCTGGCGCAGGCCATGGCGCCGGGCGTCGCCATCAAGGTGATCGGCATCCGACCCGGCGAGAAGCTGCACGAGATGATGATCTCGGTGGACGACGCGCGCACCACGGTCGACCTGGGCGACCGCTACGCCATCGAGCCGGCCTTCGTGGAATATCCGCGCGATCCCTTCGCCCACACCCATCCCCTGGTCGAGGAAGGCTTCTCCTACGCCAGCGACACCAATGAGGAGTGGCTGTCGGGCGACGGGCTGCTGACCCTGCTGGAAGATCGCGGTCCGGACGGCCGCCGCCGCCGGGCGACCGACTAG
- a CDS encoding VanZ family protein translates to MRATFAFIPRPLRLGVFLLAVGVILYLTLAPSEDVPGDSLIWDKAAHAIAFGLLVLIGLLFSTHRRWKVVLAVWGLAVGIEVAQAMMPFGRQGDWRDALADTVGIVIGLTFWSLARRLKPRPPALEKDLSLQ, encoded by the coding sequence ATGCGCGCCACCTTCGCCTTCATCCCCCGGCCCCTCCGCCTGGGCGTCTTCCTGCTGGCGGTCGGCGTGATCCTCTACCTGACCCTCGCGCCCAGCGAAGACGTCCCGGGCGACAGCCTGATCTGGGACAAGGCGGCGCACGCCATCGCCTTCGGGCTGCTGGTGCTGATCGGCCTGTTGTTCTCAACCCATCGCCGCTGGAAGGTGGTGCTGGCGGTCTGGGGCCTGGCGGTCGGGATCGAGGTGGCGCAGGCCATGATGCCGTTCGGCCGCCAGGGGGACTGGCGCGACGCCCTGGCCGACACCGTCGGAATCGTTATTGGGTTAACCTTCTGGTCCCTCGCCCGGCGCTTGAAGCCGAGGCCGCCAGCGCTGGAAAAAGACCTTTCGTTACAATAG
- a CDS encoding MmcQ/YjbR family DNA-binding protein, producing the protein MPDPETPVLSPDPQAVLARLRAASLSLAETDEVISHGIPAFRVAGKMFAYFRHNHHGDDLTVVCVKTSGRDEQELLMELDPDLYSWPAYLGPSGWISINLAPDDTDWTHVADRLGASWRLAAPKRLLPVV; encoded by the coding sequence TTGCCCGACCCGGAAACCCCAGTGCTGAGCCCAGATCCGCAAGCCGTCCTCGCGCGCCTCCGCGCCGCCTCCCTGTCCCTGGCCGAGACCGACGAGGTCATCTCGCACGGCATCCCGGCCTTCCGGGTGGCGGGCAAGATGTTCGCGTATTTCAGGCACAACCATCACGGCGACGACTTGACCGTGGTCTGCGTCAAGACCTCCGGGCGCGACGAGCAGGAGCTTCTGATGGAGCTCGATCCCGACCTCTATAGCTGGCCGGCCTATCTGGGCCCCTCGGGCTGGATCTCCATCAACCTCGCCCCCGACGACACCGACTGGACCCACGTGGCCGACCGGCTGGGCGCCAGCTGGCGCCTGGCCGCGCCGAAGCGCCTGCTGCCCGTGGTGTAG
- a CDS encoding HAD-IA family hydrolase, with product MTVEAVIWDFGGVFTTSPFEAFARYEAANGVPKDLIRKVNSTNPDTNAWALFERNEVDARGFDDLFLAESTALGHPVPGRDVLPLLSGAVRPRMVAALRTCKAHFKVGCITNNMVSHHSPGADAPQQAAGAMGQILPLFDHVIESSKAGVRKPDPRIYLMMCEALAVAPENCVYLDDLGINCKPAAALGMRAIKVTDVDLTLAELSAATGLIFEAEISA from the coding sequence ATGACGGTCGAGGCGGTGATCTGGGATTTCGGCGGGGTGTTCACCACCTCGCCCTTCGAGGCCTTCGCGCGCTACGAGGCGGCGAACGGCGTGCCCAAGGACCTGATCCGCAAGGTCAATTCCACCAATCCCGACACCAACGCCTGGGCCCTGTTCGAGCGCAACGAGGTCGACGCCAGGGGCTTCGACGACCTGTTCCTGGCCGAATCCACGGCGCTCGGCCATCCGGTGCCTGGTCGCGACGTCCTGCCCCTGCTGTCGGGAGCCGTGCGGCCGCGGATGGTGGCGGCGCTGCGGACCTGCAAGGCGCACTTCAAGGTCGGCTGCATCACCAACAACATGGTCAGCCACCACAGCCCGGGCGCCGATGCGCCCCAGCAGGCGGCCGGCGCCATGGGCCAGATCCTCCCGCTGTTCGACCACGTCATCGAGAGCTCCAAGGCCGGGGTGCGCAAGCCCGACCCGAGGATCTACCTGATGATGTGCGAAGCCCTGGCCGTGGCGCCGGAGAACTGCGTCTATCTCGACGACCTGGGCATCAACTGCAAACCGGCCGCGGCGCTGGGCATGCGCGCCATCAAGGTGACCGACGTCGACCTGACCCTGGCCGAGCTCTCGGCCGCCACCGGCCTGATCTTCGAGGCGGAGATCTCGGCGTGA
- the pseC gene encoding UDP-4-amino-4,6-dideoxy-N-acetyl-beta-L-altrosamine transaminase: protein MLPYGRQTIEDDDIAAVAQALRGDFLTTGPTVDAFEAAFREVVGAKHAIACANGTAALHLAMLALDVQPGEVVIAPSITFLATANCARYVGAEVVFADVDAETGLMTADTLADALTRVGDRKLRAVLPVHLRGDTADLPGLEALAREAGAVLVEDAPHALGSTLTVGNNVEKVGDCRHSAMATFSFHPVKTIATGEGGMVTTNDARLAERLRRLRSHGMVRPEGGDPWWYEMPEPGFNYRLSDILCALGITQLAKLDRFAARRRLLAARYAEALAPLAPLVRLATRPDWSDPVLHLMVALIDFEAAGKMRREVVEALKTRGVGTQVHYIPVHTQPYYRERYGELDLPGANAWYDRCLSLPLYPGMADEDVDQVVAALAEVLGG, encoded by the coding sequence ATGCTCCCCTACGGCCGCCAGACCATCGAGGACGACGACATCGCCGCGGTCGCGCAAGCCCTGCGCGGCGACTTCCTGACCACGGGCCCGACGGTGGACGCCTTCGAGGCGGCCTTCCGCGAGGTGGTGGGGGCCAAGCACGCCATCGCCTGCGCCAACGGCACCGCGGCCCTGCACCTGGCCATGCTGGCCCTCGACGTCCAGCCGGGGGAGGTGGTGATCGCGCCGTCCATCACCTTCCTCGCCACCGCCAACTGCGCCCGCTATGTGGGCGCCGAGGTGGTTTTCGCCGACGTCGATGCCGAGACGGGGCTGATGACCGCCGACACCTTGGCGGACGCGTTGACCCGAGTGGGAGACCGAAAACTCCGCGCGGTCCTGCCGGTCCACCTGCGCGGGGACACGGCCGACCTGCCGGGGCTCGAGGCCCTGGCGCGCGAAGCAGGGGCCGTGCTGGTGGAGGACGCGCCCCACGCGCTGGGCTCGACCCTGACCGTCGGCAACAACGTCGAGAAGGTGGGCGACTGCCGTCATTCGGCCATGGCCACCTTCTCGTTCCACCCGGTGAAGACCATCGCCACCGGCGAGGGCGGCATGGTCACCACCAATGACGCGCGCCTGGCCGAGCGCCTGAGGCGCCTGCGCAGCCACGGCATGGTGCGTCCCGAGGGCGGCGATCCCTGGTGGTACGAAATGCCGGAGCCGGGCTTCAACTACCGCCTGTCCGACATCCTCTGCGCGCTGGGGATTACCCAGCTCGCCAAGCTCGACCGCTTCGCCGCCCGACGCCGGCTGCTGGCCGCGCGCTACGCCGAGGCCCTGGCGCCCCTGGCCCCGCTCGTGCGTCTGGCGACCCGTCCGGACTGGAGCGACCCGGTGCTGCACCTGATGGTCGCCCTGATCGACTTCGAGGCCGCCGGCAAGATGCGGCGCGAGGTGGTCGAGGCGCTCAAGACGCGCGGCGTCGGCACCCAGGTCCACTACATCCCGGTCCACACCCAGCCCTACTACCGGGAACGCTACGGCGAGCTCGACCTGCCCGGCGCGAACGCCTGGTACGACCGCTGCCTCTCCCTGCCGCTCTATCCGGGGATGGCGGACGAGGACGTGGATCAGGTGGTCGCGGCGCTGGCCGAGGTGCTGGGAGGTTAG